In Caldisphaera lagunensis DSM 15908, a single genomic region encodes these proteins:
- a CDS encoding TA0938 family protein: protein MKVIVNGKEAGTKETGCALCGGTWGDYYETVEGEKLFFCCNICAKAFINIINEAKKRFNLNKIDYIELRGNFYRGRNIEVKNGENSHKFYIKLSDDGDITEFKEID from the coding sequence GTGAAAGTTATAGTTAATGGTAAAGAAGCTGGTACAAAAGAAACAGGTTGTGCATTATGTGGAGGTACATGGGGAGACTATTATGAAACAGTTGAAGGAGAAAAATTATTTTTCTGTTGTAATATTTGTGCAAAGGCATTTATAAACATAATAAATGAGGCGAAAAAGAGGTTTAATTTAAACAAAATAGACTACATTGAGTTAAGAGGAAATTTTTATAGAGGTAGAAATATTGAGGTAAAAAATGGGGAAAATTCTCATAAGTTTTATATTAAGTTATCAGATGATGGAGATATAACTGAATTTAAAGAAATTGATTAA